Below is a window of Impatiens glandulifera chromosome 2, dImpGla2.1, whole genome shotgun sequence DNA.
AACAAGAATTAAGCAATgagattacataaatataatgttCCCAAATTTGTCTTAAAAaccattttgaaaaatcaatcgTTGTAGAGCTTGATTTGATCGGGTTTAGGGATAGGGATTGTGATCCCTACATCCATATGAGTTGTTAACAACTTACAGATCATGTTTTCATGAAatatatcaaaagatacaaacgtgcaatcttcataccaaatgaagaacactcggtcctcgTGGACCGAGTCCTGTAGGACTAAGGATCGagaatcctcggtcctgacCAAGACTAAGGACCAagaaaattgacctaggaccgagaccaaggaccgatgttcttgagttaggaccagtattcttgagttaggaccatTGTTCTTGAACAAGGACCGAGAAATTCGATCGAGGATTCTAACATAGGACTAAGAGGTCTAACTTGAGATTGAGACTCTCAGGTCCCATGATCGAGAAGTCTAGATCTGGGACTAAGACACCCAGATCTAGGACCGAACAATCTGAGTTCGAGATCGAGCCTCCCGAACCCTAGGGTCAAACCCTCTAGTCCTCTAACCGAGTGTCCTAAACCCTGACCCAGACCACCCTCCGTCTAGACTTACCCATCCGGTCCCTAACCAGTAAAAATGGACCcaaggactccggtcctaaggcttgtttggttccactattcaaaaaccaaaattaattttgtagtttttgaaccccaatccattttcaaacaATCCCGAACGgtcaaaaaatgatttttaatatttttgggatatttctcaaacaaatattttgactaaggccccgtttgaaatttatttttaaattataatatttttttatatttctcaagtCTATACTTAGTTTTATATCATCGCAATCATATGTACgcacttataaataaatttgtacaattatttacttaATCTGAACTTATCTTTATTTAGGACCtttggactactaattaaagtaaataaatgttatacataaatatttttccagacttttaaaaaaattaaattgttttcaaCGGGCGTgaaggacatagcgcgaaacccttatggaaactctagtataaagtacgtttataaACGTATCTTTTACTCATTTTTCTAAACCATTTGGCTactctttttaaataaataaccttttcctaaattaattatgtttgattaatttaaacaggatttcaaatcaaattcttatttgattacaacaaattgaatattattaaaatgtgaataaaattaattatttttatttaaaagttgtcatgtattgtcaaaatctttaaaataaaatgttttattttaaaaagatgcaTGAAACATAAACTAATGTTGAAAGATCCTCGAGTCTCCCCGAATCCCTGTATTACCATGTGTCATCTAACACGTACTAAACTAAGGAAATGACATCTAGGGGTTacaatatcaaataatatatttttataaaaatattaaataaaattttatagttttataacaaaataaaaggagatgacaattattaaaattaaataaaataatttaacttcacataattttttcaaataaaataattgaattatttaaattaaatgaatataaaacaatataaaaaatttaaataaaatttaaatgcaaaataataataaaatttaaaatataaaaaataaatagctgaaaataaatcaaattattaatactaagatttttttaataataaataataatgatttgaataattttattttaaataaaatgattaatactaaattgttttaatgaaaataaaataaataattaatactaaatttttataataaaaataaaataaataataattatttgaataattttatttaaaaaaatatgataataaaaagtatataaattatttcttttagaccccatataacatataaattaataattccttatatatagcatattatatgaatgatttatgaaggttttttgaaaaatgactcaattgtctttttttttttttttttttttgttaaaatcaaTTGAATGTAGTCTATAATTTTCCTTAGCATGGTAAAAACTCATGGTGTTGTTTTCTCATAACTcaacaagaaattgttcaatgtgatTGTCGCTTTAATAACTTCATTTCGCGAAGGGGGCTCCATGGTAgaactttcatcatcttcttcatcgatATCATCTTTATTAATTCCAATAACGCtttcaataatttcttcatcagTCAACAACTGTGCAACTACATTTTCTTCTGGGTAAATCAGAACATCTTCGACATCCATTGCATTGCGATCACCCAACTCTTTGATCAAATTCTGGAGTTCTTGAGTGCTTTCACTACCTTTATCTGAGTTCTCAAAATTCACGTTATCTGTTGATCGAAGTTTTCAATGACGAAAGCAGTTCGCAATTTTATTTGCAAGAACATCCATAGTCCATGCTGAAATTGCAAGATTCATTGCATCTAACACATTTATTTTTGCTGGATTTGGAACCTCTATTTCATAACCCTCCAAAAGACTTATATAAAATCGACGACGATAATGCATCTTAAAAGCTCGTATGATCCCCGCATCACAAGGTTGAATTTTTGAAGTTGTGTTTggtggaaaaaaaataattcaacattTCGTAATCCTTCAATAATTTTTAGATGAGTAGGGCACTTATGCACAATCAAGATAATTTTTCTTCCAGCCATTTTTTTATCATGTTGGCGAACATATTCTTCAAATAACACACCAGTCATCCAAGCTCAATATTGTCGCTTGACTCACCTGCAAATCATAGTTACTATGAACCCATTCTTGCAATTTCTTTTGAGTGAGACTTGGATTATCCTTATTGTGCTTGCATAATGCTCTTCGAATCTCGTCTGTCATTGTTGTTTTCTTCACACCTTTAAGATGGGAAGCCATGTTGTGTGtatgatttgtttgtgttaacttacattattttgatcttgtttatatataaaatatttttaatgttcaTAAAGTGATACATTGAAAACAAAAGCATAAAAATGTGGGAGATTAAaagtttctttcaaattgggCCATTCATTTGATATACAGTACATACattgtatacaataattaagtgAAAGCTTAAAGGTGTTGGTAAactaagtattttattatagattaataaaatattaattaatatataaattattaatttatcgattaattaataactcttttaattaataaactttgGTAGTCTcaagtgtattattttatagattttctatttaaataaattaaaataaaaaagtttaatattataataaaataaatataaatagttataaagtgttattatgaaaattaaaaatattaaaaaatatatttatattatttgttagaaaatatatgttatatatataataaatatttaaaattaaaaattatttcaaaaatagtattattttttaaaataaaaaaaattaaattaaaataatttttaaaaataataaaataaattaatgtaataaatttaagtaaataattgtTGATTAGGACTATTTAAACTCTACTCactatttaaaatctaatatcttataatactaaatttataatattattaaataaataaatatttattattattattattattataaatttaaaaatatatagtatactaaataactattttatttaaattaaaatattaaaaataatattttaaaattaataaataattataataaataattttataaaattaacattaattttttatttaaaataaaagatatataaaaaataatataattttataaactaaattcaattttaattttaagaaaaagtaaattgaaaaaaatatttttgaaatttaaatataattaacaaacaatataacttattttaatgatattttacaatttatataaaatgattaaataatttttaataagttaaatataaattattttataacaatgataaaaaaaatcttttaatttaaattatatattcattttaaaaataattaaaaaatgtatacaaactttttcaattttattagaaataaataaatttaaatataaaaagttaaagtagttttatataaattttaatttaaatgaaaatttattttaaaaagaaagattaaaactttttaataaaaaatataataaatagaggTTAATAGTAAAAATAGTGTATAGGAaaagacatataaaaaaaaaggtaataatgaaaataaaaagtattattttaaatctaattatttttgtaattgaataaaataaataaatgtttttaaaatatgatattttatataccTAAGTATAGAATTTgagtaaaaatcaaataaattagatatatatttttcaaattaaaataatatatatttatatacatagaTTTTTAACTTCATTAAAaccattaaacattaaaatttgataataaccTAATAAGTAAttacaaaaatctaattttaataaacaataaacTATGTAATTGTTAGAATTTCACAACTAGAAATCCATACACAACTTTAAATATAACACaattattcaaacattaaaaagaatcataataattataaataaatctaataaaagagaaagaagggGAAGAAACCAATTAAGTATGTTTTTAGCCTAACATCCCTAAATATAATACCTtagtttttaagaaattttaactgggatgttttaattaatacataacttatttaattaattcaattcaacttatttaatttatcatcgTCTCTAATTTAAACCCATACCCATAacatgttataaaatatatcaaatgatCATTTTATGTTTATCTCCAACCTATTCCATactctttaaaaataaatctaattaaacttaaactttaacatataaatgaaaatatttattttttatgtaagttataaaataataaaaataaaatatatataataatattattttttatctcatatTTTCAAGAACTAAgataaagatatttaaaatgataaacttttaatatatttaataaaatacattattggTTTATGCAAAGAAAACATGACAACACCTTTGTGCTTTAATCCAATTTATATCTCTGAAATTAAATTGGCCCAAAATGAAAGCAAAACATAGTAACAGTAATTGGCTAATagcatatttaaatttaagcttaatttttatttatttttaagactaATACATAGATCGGTCTTGAATTCTACTTTAAAGTatgtataattttgaattaaatcatttatatagtGAAAATGGTAATATCCCTCTCTCTATGTACctttaaagtttataaatgaatatttaaatgtcATTTTTAAGTTGGGTTTTGAATAGTTTAAATGGCATATTGCCTTTTTTGGCTCAATATTAGAGATGATGACCCTATGAGACATTTATTATGAGAAATAAGATAAACTAGTGAAATctattattcattatatattccATGATTGAAACACAATTTACTCTATCCATATTAGTTTAGGCTTATGGTTTTATTATTCGAGCTAATAGTCTCTAAACCAACTCTAATTCCTCCATTCTCGTCTTAACTTTCAATTATAAAGCTCAAATATACAAATTGAAATATGTATATCTAAATAAAGAATAAGTTCATTTTAAGATATCTTTGAATTATGTATAGGATATTTATGTGTTTTTGACTGACTACCCATTGAACTCTCCACAAATCTAGTTGTGGCTTTCGCTCCCCCTCCTCTGTTGAAGTCGAACAAATATTGCAATGGTTGTGCTCAGCCACAACTCCTTTTCATTGAGACATCTTGGTAAGAGGAGGCTTACATAATCTTACTGCAACAAAGAGAAGATCTACTTGGTCAAGCCTTTCGAAATTGAAGATTAACATAAAATGGTAAAGATATTTCAGAGGATTCAAAATATGTATTACTTATGAAGATGAAAGTATTAAAAACATCGCTTCCAAAGTTTGAAAAGCTCTAAGAACCGAGGGAGGGAGAATAATATTAATCGGTACAAGAGTGAGAACGTTGGCTCACTCATTTTGGTGGCATGGTTCTATTACTAATTCAACAGAGTATCCATAAAAGTAATCGAAGACAACATTTGCTATATGCATAGGTTTTTGACAGAAACGAGTTCATTGTATTGAAAACTTCAAATAAATCCTCTAAATCCTAAGTAGTAAGTACAATCTCTTTGACATCTTTAATAGAATAACATTACAATGCTATAAGGTATCTTACTAATCCTATTAAAAGATTATACTTAGAGGCAATGGTGGACCTACTATGGAGCCTTGGGGCCGGGCCTCCCCtaaccttattttttttttaatataataattgggCTCCACATTTTCTTCTTTGCCGTATGGTCCATCTGTGATATCTCCTTCTCTCTATTTCCTCGTCTATTTTCCTCTCTGCCCTAATTTCTTTCTATCTGATCTATCATTCTCTCTAATCTCTATTCCTTCATTTCTCTAGGCTCCAGCGGACAACAATCTTCCTTTCTTCTCCAGGCACCAGCGGCAGCAGACAAGAAGTCCaacatcatttcattttatttccaCCATCATTTCAGCTTCAAGCCTTCAAACTTCCCTTTCAAGCTTCCTTACAGTTTACGCTTATTATAGGTTTTTCCATTGTTGATTTGTTATTTGTGaatttttatttcaacttaTTTTACCATtgcaatttaattattgaatgattgaTTATATTGTCTGaaattaggttttttttttgagtttgttGAAATCTGGCTTTAActatatttctttataattttaattattatatagattttggattttaatttgTAAGTAATTTTAGAtagtttttccaaattaataggCAATAGATAGTTTTTGGTAAGGCTCATgtgaaacaaataaatgtatttgttagattttatttaggggtctagggttgtgacacatatttatttttagttatttattttatgtaggatatgGAATAATGGAGAGATTCTATAAACAAATTTGTACTTTTACATCACATGACCAACATGAGCCTCCTCAATCAATTAGtgagcctactaatgagtctaatgttcgtaaactcattcgtcttgccAAACTTTATCTCAAAGATTTCACAAacagtgattatttatttttggaacaacaatttcggcttacttatttaatttacgggatgatcctcaattttcttcaattgaagacttgAGAATTCTTGCTCAGAAATTGGTTGCAACAtaaaaacatatagtctttccattggtttatcgattgatagagttgaCTTTAGTTTTACCAGTTGCAATTGCATacgttgaaagagttttttctgCAATGAAGACCGTGAAGACTGATTTGCATAATCGAATGGTagatgaatggatgaatgatagtttagttgtatatgttgagaaagatattttctcaacaattgaaaatgagccaatattgcaatattttcaacaaatggaatctcgtagaataaatttgtcttcttttgtaccgactaatggacaagaataatttagtaattgtgcttattagtatttttatgtaattatcgagtaaaattttaattagaaaatgcatttatttgatcggCAAAAAATGATAtgttactatgtatttggcTCCCCGAGAAAACATTTTTGGGTCCACCAATGCTCAGAGGCTTAAA
It encodes the following:
- the LOC124924723 gene encoding uncharacterized protein LOC124924723, with the protein product MASHLKGVKKTTMTDEIRRALCKHNKDNPSLTQKKLQEWVHSNYDLQVSQATILSLDDCMDYGYNVNFENSDKGSESTQELQNLIKELGDRNAMDVEDVLIYPEENVVAQLLTDEEIIESVIGINKDDIDEEDDESSTMEPPSRNEVIKATITLNNFLLSYEKTTP